The region AGCTTAGCCAGAGCACTCTTGTCCTCCGAGTTGACTTGTGTGAAGGCCACGGTGGTGCATGTCTTCCTGTGGACCAGGCGCCCCAGCCGGGCCTTGCCCTTGATGATGCAGTAGGGAACCCCCATCTTGCGGCACAGGGCAGGCAGGAAGACCACGAGCTCGATGGGATCCACATCGTGAGCGATCACCACCAGCTGAGCCTTCTTGTTCTCCACCAGGGTGGTGACAGTGTTGACCCCTGCTCTAAGGACAGGTGGCCTCTTGGTGGGGACGTCGCCTTTGCCAGCGGCTTTCTTCTCAGCGCGGGCCAGCAGCCtctgcttcttctcctgctttgtcTCTGGTCTGTACTTGTGGGCCAGCTTAAGCAGTTGAGTAGCTGTTTGTCGGTCCAAGGCCTGGGTGAATTGGTTAATTGCAGGAGGCACCTTCAGCCGCTTATAGAGAATAGCCCTTTGCCGCTGCAGCCGGATGTAGCGGGGCCATTTGACAAAGCGGGTGAGGTCCCTCTTGGGTTGGATGTCCTGTCCAATGCCAAAATTCTTGGGCCTCTTCTCGAACAGGGGGTTGACCACCTTCTTGGCCTCCTGCTTCTTCACCACGGCCGGGGCCGGGGCTACCTTCTTCCCCTTGGCCTTCTTTCCCTTCGGCATCTTGAAGGGCTGGCGTAGAGCTATTgcagggttttttgtgtttccatacacattttagaattgtttgttttagttctgtgaagaatgccattgtttgtgggttggttttttttttttttttttttgctgcatggcatatgggatcttagttccccaaccagggattgaacccatgctccctgcagtggtagtgtggagtcttaaccacaggagaAGTCTGACCATTGGTATTTTGGTaaggattgtgttgaatctatagattgctttgggtaatattgtcattttaatgatattaattctTTAGTCCGTgagcacagtatatctttccatttgtgttgtcttcactttctttcatcagtgtcttatagttttccaaaTACAGGTCTTATACCTGTATCAGTTAAATTTGTTCCTAggtattttgttattttgatgcagttgtaaatggaattgttttcttaatttctcattgtgttagtttttgtgtatagaaatacaacagacttctatatattaattttatatcctgcaaaatTCATTTGTATCCTACTTAAATCATTTATTAGTTCCAATAGTATTTTGGtgacatctttaagaatttttcatatcatgtcatctgcaaacagtgacagttttacttcttcctttccaaattggattccttttctttttcttgtctgattgctgtggctaggacttccagttacttggttttttttctttttcttttttttatatagtgAGGTCAAGGTTATTCTTAGTATCACTTGTTCACCTCAGATTTATTTGCCTCTTCCTCCTGGTTTGGAGGGAAGAGATAGagattccttctctttttccaaatGTAATGCTTATACCTCTTTTCTTGTTATTGTCTCCCCAAAGTATTTTTCTACCATTATTCTTTAAAGAGGAATTTGTACTTACTGTTTTTCCAGTTCCTTACCATCCTCTCTTGTTCCTATCATATTGCAGAAAGTTGTTTCTAGGAGTATGAATACTAATTTTCAATATAGTGACCATACTTACTGTCCAGCCTTGTTGCCTCATTTGCAACTCTGTACCATATTCTTTTCTTGAAACTTCTTCCATTGCCCTGGTTAAATCTACTTACTAGTTTTCTTCCTATAATCTTTGACTTCCTTTACTTGTCTAGCTTCAAAACATTGGTATTCCCCCAAGGTTTTGTTCTTGGCTGTCTTTAATATATCTTATTTGTTCTCTTTTAGTCAGTACTTTATTCTTGAGGCTGTGAGATAGATACAGAGTTTGAAAGCTACTAGTCCAGACCACTTGGCAGCCTTTATAATCACAAGAGctaatttcttataataaatttctctttctccattcttATATGCATGAAGAGATGTCCCATCTTGAGGCCTAGTAAGTGCAATCGCTTATGTATCCCTCAGCCTCCTAAAGAAACTCTCCTATTGGTGGAACTTGTACCCAAAATCCTTTGGTTTAC is a window of Cervus canadensis isolate Bull #8, Minnesota chromosome 11, ASM1932006v1, whole genome shotgun sequence DNA encoding:
- the LOC122449450 gene encoding 60S ribosomal protein L7a — encoded protein: MPKGKKAKGKKVAPAPAVVKKQEAKKVVNPLFEKRPKNFGIGQDIQPKRDLTRFVKWPRYIRLQRQRAILYKRLKVPPAINQFTQALDRQTATQLLKLAHKYRPETKQEKKQRLLARAEKKAAGKGDVPTKRPPVLRAGVNTVTTLVENKKAQLVVIAHDVDPIELVVFLPALCRKMGVPYCIIKGKARLGRLVHRKTCTTVAFTQVNSEDKSALAKLVEAIRTNYNDRYDEIRRHWGGNVLGPKSVARIAKLEKAKAKELATKLG